One genomic window of Thioclava sp. GXIMD4216 includes the following:
- the modA gene encoding molybdate ABC transporter substrate-binding protein — translation MRALPLLALTTVLMSPLAAAADPVIFAAASMKTALDEIAQDWSETHDPVTISYAGSSKLARQIEAGAPADMFISASTDWMDEVETSGATIAGTRHDLLGNALVLVAHDDVQTTPADLPKALGQDGFLAMALVDSVPAGVYGKQALTHLGLWDQLSAHVAQADNVRAALALVATGESPYGIVYATDAHAEPHVHIAATFPEDSHDAITYPVALLNTGADAAGAKAFLAYLTTPAAKKIFAAQGFTVKP, via the coding sequence ATGCGCGCCCTGCCCCTTCTTGCCCTGACCACCGTCCTGATGAGCCCGCTTGCCGCCGCAGCGGACCCCGTCATCTTTGCCGCCGCCTCGATGAAAACCGCGCTGGACGAGATCGCGCAGGACTGGAGCGAAACGCATGATCCGGTGACCATCTCCTATGCGGGCTCGTCGAAGCTGGCCCGCCAGATCGAGGCCGGAGCGCCAGCCGATATGTTCATCTCGGCCTCGACCGACTGGATGGACGAGGTCGAGACATCCGGCGCGACCATTGCAGGCACCCGCCACGACCTGCTGGGCAACGCGCTGGTTCTGGTGGCCCATGACGATGTGCAGACCACCCCCGCAGACTTGCCCAAAGCCTTGGGCCAAGACGGTTTTCTGGCTATGGCACTTGTCGATAGCGTACCGGCGGGGGTCTATGGAAAGCAGGCGCTGACCCATCTGGGGCTGTGGGACCAGCTTTCCGCACATGTCGCACAGGCCGATAACGTGCGCGCGGCTCTGGCCTTGGTGGCCACGGGGGAAAGCCCCTATGGCATCGTCTATGCCACCGATGCCCATGCCGAACCGCATGTGCATATTGCCGCCACCTTCCCCGAAGACAGCCATGATGCGATCACCTATCCGGTGGCGCTGCTGAATACCGGCGCCGATGCGGCGGGGGCCAAAGCCTTTCTGGCCTATCTGACCACGCCCGCTGCCAAAAAGATATTTGCAGCACAGGGCTTCACGGTAAAGCCCTGA
- the modB gene encoding molybdate ABC transporter permease subunit yields MPMLSPEEWAAIALSLKVSLVAVLCALPVAIAVALVLARGRGPLVWGLNALVHLPLILPPVVTGYILLLLFGRNGPVGRVLDHAIGLVFAFQWTGAALAAAVMGFPLMVRAIWLAIEAVDPGLEQAARTLGARPLGMFFSITLPLIAPGIIAGMILAFAKAMGEFGATITFVSNIPGRTQTLPSAIYALLQVPGAEASVAKLAGISIAIAVTAMLVSESVSRMIAKRIRGA; encoded by the coding sequence ATGCCCATGCTCAGCCCCGAAGAATGGGCCGCCATCGCGCTGTCGCTGAAAGTCTCGCTGGTGGCGGTGCTTTGCGCGCTGCCGGTGGCGATTGCGGTCGCGCTGGTGCTGGCGCGGGGGCGCGGGCCGCTTGTCTGGGGGCTGAATGCGCTGGTTCATCTGCCGCTGATCCTGCCCCCTGTCGTCACCGGTTACATCCTGCTGCTGCTTTTTGGCCGTAACGGGCCGGTGGGGCGCGTGCTCGACCATGCCATCGGGCTGGTCTTCGCCTTCCAATGGACGGGGGCGGCGCTGGCCGCTGCGGTGATGGGCTTTCCGCTGATGGTGCGGGCGATATGGCTGGCCATCGAAGCCGTCGATCCCGGCCTTGAACAGGCCGCCCGCACCCTTGGCGCGCGCCCTTTGGGCATGTTCTTCAGCATCACGCTGCCGCTGATCGCGCCGGGGATCATCGCGGGGATGATCCTCGCCTTTGCCAAGGCGATGGGCGAATTCGGGGCCACCATCACCTTTGTCTCCAACATTCCGGGGCGGACCCAGACACTGCCTTCAGCGATCTATGCCCTGCTGCAGGTGCCCGGTGCCGAGGCCTCGGTGGCCAAGCTTGCGGGGATTTCCATCGCGATTGCGGTCACGGCCATGCTGGTGTCGGAATCCGTCTCGCGGATGATCGCCAAACGGATCAGGGGGGCATAG
- a CDS encoding LysR family transcriptional regulator, producing MPPNRIALRLYWDPIMMGPGKADLLQAIAEEGSISAAGRRMGMSYRRAWALVEEMNAGFCAPVVSSARGGTRGGGAHLTETGTEVLRLYRQLLERFRESCNDDIAALEALTGPRD from the coding sequence ATGCCGCCAAACCGTATCGCCCTGCGCCTTTACTGGGACCCGATCATGATGGGGCCCGGCAAGGCCGATCTTTTGCAGGCCATTGCCGAAGAAGGCTCCATTTCCGCCGCCGGACGCCGCATGGGCATGAGCTATCGCCGCGCATGGGCCCTGGTGGAAGAGATGAATGCAGGCTTTTGCGCACCGGTCGTGTCCTCGGCGCGCGGTGGAACAAGGGGCGGCGGCGCGCATCTGACCGAAACCGGCACCGAAGTGCTGCGGCTGTATCGCCAACTGCTGGAACGGTTCCGCGAAAGCTGCAACGACGACATTGCCGCGCTCGAGGCCCTGACCGGCCCCCGCGACTGA